A stretch of the Arachis stenosperma cultivar V10309 chromosome 6, arast.V10309.gnm1.PFL2, whole genome shotgun sequence genome encodes the following:
- the LOC130936765 gene encoding abscisic acid receptor PYL2-like, protein MASSEIYYPNLQALTQEELAELDPIIKKYHIFNDPSPNTCTSIITYRIEAPANAVWPFVRSFEHPQKYKHFIKGCNMRGDGGVGSIREVTVVSGLPASTSTERLEILDDDLHILSFKVVGGEHRLQNYRSVTSVNEFNVGNRAYTIVLESYIVDIPQGNTEEDTKMFVDTVVKLNLQKLGVVAMAS, encoded by the coding sequence ATGGCCTCTTCAGAAATATACTACCCTAATTTGCAAGCTCTAACACAAGAAGAATTGGCTGAACTTGACccaatcataaaaaaatatcacaTTTTCAATGATCCCTCCCCAAACACCTGCACTTCGATAATAACCTACCGGATCGAAGCTCCGGCGAACGCGGTATGGCCGTTCGTCCGAAGCTTCGAGCATCCCCAGAAGTACAAGCACTTCATAAAGGGGTGCAATATGAGAGGAGATGGCGGCGTTGGCAGCATCAGGGAGGTCACCGTCGTTTCGGGCCTCCCAGCATCAACTAGTACTGAGAGGCTCGAAATTTTAGACGATGACCTCCACATACTGAGCTTTAAGGTAGTTGGAGGCGAACATCGCCTCCAAAATTACCGCTCGGTAACGTCGGTGAACGAATTCAACGTAGGAAACAGGGCTTATACAATTGTTTTGGAGTCTTATATTGTGGATATACCACAAGGGAACACCGAAGAAGATACCAAGATGTTTGTTGATACCGTTGTTAAGCTCAACCTTCAGAAACTTGGTGTGGTTGCCATGGCTAGTTGA
- the LOC130933369 gene encoding homeobox protein ATH1 isoform X2 has product MENDFYSSSLNMEHNPTPKPLLQCYSFDLNNQNNIINGIPMLDLDQGSVDGDTSNATGNGEFHENLAGGTQPNGALASPLTTILAARIGLQENLENSATLLPSFEALGQYVFNNWHDTTSNSSPFPATFYGDRGYDEVPSNGKWSFNKFPKAPEVEGSGLVPYASIGNLDPNGWTSLNAANLANHAYNSSSYSNELSLSLATSPAAAQCSEISCSDVSCGMNETRTGLEKGSCSSRELSMSLGSEKHVRFSPVILGSKYLVGIQEVLAQIAAYSIENVEEVNYSGAGDRAGGNKSTSGFAQKTTPATNSNANSSMFEAHAESPLQRHAAESNKSQLLALLQLVDSRYSQCLDEIHTVVSAFHAATELDPCIHAHFALQTISVLYKDLRERISNHILATGSNFSDSCSEDKEWSVDTSFIQKQWAIQQLKRKDQLWRPQRGLPEKSVSVLRAWMFQNFLHPYPRDAEKHLLAVKSGLTRSQVSNWFINARVRLWKPMIEEMYAEMNRRKACRMEEGMEDGHRSRLSMNNHYFNMN; this is encoded by the exons ATGGAGAATGATTTCTACAGTTCTTCACTGAACATGGAGCATAATCCTACACCAAAGCCACTTCTTCAGTGCTATTCATTTGATCTTAATAACCAAAACAACATCATAAATGGAATTCCAATGCTTGATTTAGACCAAGGAAGTGTTGATG GAGATACCTCAAATGCGACCGGAAATGGCgaatttcatgagaatttaGCCGGAGGAACGCAGCCAAACGGCGCGCTGGCTTCCCCGCTCACAACCATTCTTGCTGCTAGAATTGGCCTTCAAGAAAATCTAGAGAATTCAGCAACTTTGTTGCCTTCATTTGAGGCACTAGGACAATATGTCTTCAATAATTGGCATGATACTACTTCAAATTCAAGCCCTTTTCCGGCGACTTTCTATGGCGATCGTGGCTACGATGAAGTCCCTAGTAATGGTAAGTGGAGCTTTAACAAGTTTCCAAAAGCACCAGAGGTTGAAGGAAGTGGATTGGTACCTTATGCATCCATAGGGAATCTTGATCCTAATGGATGGACATCATTGAATGCTGCAAATTTGGCTAATCATGCTTACAATTCTTCGAGTTATAGCAACGAGCTATCGTTAAGTCTTGCTACTTCGCCGGCTGCAGCTCAGTGCTCGGAGATTAGCTGCTCCGATGTGAGCTGTggcatgaatgaaacaaggacAGGATTGGAGAAAGGTTCTTGCAGCAGTAGGGAACTGTCTATGAGTTTAGGTTCTGAAAAACATGTCCGGTTTTCGCCGGTGATACTTGGATCAAAGTACCTTGTAGGAATTCAAGAGGTACTGGCTCAAATCGCAGCATATTCGATTGAGAAtgtagaagaggtgaattattCAGGTGCTGGTGATAGAGCTGGAGGAAATAAATCAACATCAGGTTTTGCGCAAAAGACTACACcagcaacaaattcaaatgCAAATTCTTCTATGTTTGAAGCTCATGCAGAGTCTCCATTGCAAAGACATGCAGCTGAATCAAACAAATCCCAGTTGCTGGCACTTTTACAGCTG GTGGACAGCCGATACAGTCAGTGTTTGGATGAGATACACACTGTTGTATCGGCATTCCACGCAGCAACAGAGCTCGATCCGTGCATACACGCACACTTTGCGCTCCAAACAATTTCTGTACTATACAAGGACTTGAGGGAGAGGATCAGCAATCATATTCTTGCAACAGGGTCCAATTTTAGCGACTCGTGCTCGGAAGATAAGGAATGGTCAGTTGATACTTCATTCATTCAAAAGCAATGGGCTATCCAGCAGTTGAAAAGAAAAGATCAGCTCTGGAGGCCTCAAAGGGGCTTGCCTGAAAAATCTGTCTCAGTTCTTCGTGCTTGGATGTTCCAGAACTTCCTCCATCC GTATCCTAGAGATGCAGAAAAGCATTTACTTGCTGTAAAAAGTGGGTTAACTAGAAGTCAG GTATCTAACTGGTTCATAAATGCTCGTGTTCGGTTATGGAAACCTATGATTGAGGAAATGTATGCCGAAATGAATAGAAGAAAGGCTTGTCGAATGGAAGAAGGGATGGAGGATGGCCATAGAAGCAGGCTAAGCATGAACAATCATTACTTTAATATGAATTGA
- the LOC130933369 gene encoding homeobox protein ATH1 isoform X1, whose product MENDFYSSSLNMEHNPTPKPLLQCYSFDLNNQNNIINGIPMLDLDQGSVDGNSFLNSSSILNSSSFVTSSQGKTTVGDTSNATGNGEFHENLAGGTQPNGALASPLTTILAARIGLQENLENSATLLPSFEALGQYVFNNWHDTTSNSSPFPATFYGDRGYDEVPSNGKWSFNKFPKAPEVEGSGLVPYASIGNLDPNGWTSLNAANLANHAYNSSSYSNELSLSLATSPAAAQCSEISCSDVSCGMNETRTGLEKGSCSSRELSMSLGSEKHVRFSPVILGSKYLVGIQEVLAQIAAYSIENVEEVNYSGAGDRAGGNKSTSGFAQKTTPATNSNANSSMFEAHAESPLQRHAAESNKSQLLALLQLVDSRYSQCLDEIHTVVSAFHAATELDPCIHAHFALQTISVLYKDLRERISNHILATGSNFSDSCSEDKEWSVDTSFIQKQWAIQQLKRKDQLWRPQRGLPEKSVSVLRAWMFQNFLHPYPRDAEKHLLAVKSGLTRSQVSNWFINARVRLWKPMIEEMYAEMNRRKACRMEEGMEDGHRSRLSMNNHYFNMN is encoded by the exons ATGGAGAATGATTTCTACAGTTCTTCACTGAACATGGAGCATAATCCTACACCAAAGCCACTTCTTCAGTGCTATTCATTTGATCTTAATAACCAAAACAACATCATAAATGGAATTCCAATGCTTGATTTAGACCAAGGAAGTGTTGATGGTAATAGCTTCTTAAATTCTTCAAGTATTCTTAATTCTAGTTCATTTGTTACTTCATCACAAGGAAAGACTACTGTAGGAGATACCTCAAATGCGACCGGAAATGGCgaatttcatgagaatttaGCCGGAGGAACGCAGCCAAACGGCGCGCTGGCTTCCCCGCTCACAACCATTCTTGCTGCTAGAATTGGCCTTCAAGAAAATCTAGAGAATTCAGCAACTTTGTTGCCTTCATTTGAGGCACTAGGACAATATGTCTTCAATAATTGGCATGATACTACTTCAAATTCAAGCCCTTTTCCGGCGACTTTCTATGGCGATCGTGGCTACGATGAAGTCCCTAGTAATGGTAAGTGGAGCTTTAACAAGTTTCCAAAAGCACCAGAGGTTGAAGGAAGTGGATTGGTACCTTATGCATCCATAGGGAATCTTGATCCTAATGGATGGACATCATTGAATGCTGCAAATTTGGCTAATCATGCTTACAATTCTTCGAGTTATAGCAACGAGCTATCGTTAAGTCTTGCTACTTCGCCGGCTGCAGCTCAGTGCTCGGAGATTAGCTGCTCCGATGTGAGCTGTggcatgaatgaaacaaggacAGGATTGGAGAAAGGTTCTTGCAGCAGTAGGGAACTGTCTATGAGTTTAGGTTCTGAAAAACATGTCCGGTTTTCGCCGGTGATACTTGGATCAAAGTACCTTGTAGGAATTCAAGAGGTACTGGCTCAAATCGCAGCATATTCGATTGAGAAtgtagaagaggtgaattattCAGGTGCTGGTGATAGAGCTGGAGGAAATAAATCAACATCAGGTTTTGCGCAAAAGACTACACcagcaacaaattcaaatgCAAATTCTTCTATGTTTGAAGCTCATGCAGAGTCTCCATTGCAAAGACATGCAGCTGAATCAAACAAATCCCAGTTGCTGGCACTTTTACAGCTG GTGGACAGCCGATACAGTCAGTGTTTGGATGAGATACACACTGTTGTATCGGCATTCCACGCAGCAACAGAGCTCGATCCGTGCATACACGCACACTTTGCGCTCCAAACAATTTCTGTACTATACAAGGACTTGAGGGAGAGGATCAGCAATCATATTCTTGCAACAGGGTCCAATTTTAGCGACTCGTGCTCGGAAGATAAGGAATGGTCAGTTGATACTTCATTCATTCAAAAGCAATGGGCTATCCAGCAGTTGAAAAGAAAAGATCAGCTCTGGAGGCCTCAAAGGGGCTTGCCTGAAAAATCTGTCTCAGTTCTTCGTGCTTGGATGTTCCAGAACTTCCTCCATCC GTATCCTAGAGATGCAGAAAAGCATTTACTTGCTGTAAAAAGTGGGTTAACTAGAAGTCAG GTATCTAACTGGTTCATAAATGCTCGTGTTCGGTTATGGAAACCTATGATTGAGGAAATGTATGCCGAAATGAATAGAAGAAAGGCTTGTCGAATGGAAGAAGGGATGGAGGATGGCCATAGAAGCAGGCTAAGCATGAACAATCATTACTTTAATATGAATTGA
- the LOC130933369 gene encoding homeobox protein ATH1 isoform X3, which produces MTTVGDTSNATGNGEFHENLAGGTQPNGALASPLTTILAARIGLQENLENSATLLPSFEALGQYVFNNWHDTTSNSSPFPATFYGDRGYDEVPSNGKWSFNKFPKAPEVEGSGLVPYASIGNLDPNGWTSLNAANLANHAYNSSSYSNELSLSLATSPAAAQCSEISCSDVSCGMNETRTGLEKGSCSSRELSMSLGSEKHVRFSPVILGSKYLVGIQEVLAQIAAYSIENVEEVNYSGAGDRAGGNKSTSGFAQKTTPATNSNANSSMFEAHAESPLQRHAAESNKSQLLALLQLVDSRYSQCLDEIHTVVSAFHAATELDPCIHAHFALQTISVLYKDLRERISNHILATGSNFSDSCSEDKEWSVDTSFIQKQWAIQQLKRKDQLWRPQRGLPEKSVSVLRAWMFQNFLHPYPRDAEKHLLAVKSGLTRSQVSNWFINARVRLWKPMIEEMYAEMNRRKACRMEEGMEDGHRSRLSMNNHYFNMN; this is translated from the exons ATG ACTACTGTAGGAGATACCTCAAATGCGACCGGAAATGGCgaatttcatgagaatttaGCCGGAGGAACGCAGCCAAACGGCGCGCTGGCTTCCCCGCTCACAACCATTCTTGCTGCTAGAATTGGCCTTCAAGAAAATCTAGAGAATTCAGCAACTTTGTTGCCTTCATTTGAGGCACTAGGACAATATGTCTTCAATAATTGGCATGATACTACTTCAAATTCAAGCCCTTTTCCGGCGACTTTCTATGGCGATCGTGGCTACGATGAAGTCCCTAGTAATGGTAAGTGGAGCTTTAACAAGTTTCCAAAAGCACCAGAGGTTGAAGGAAGTGGATTGGTACCTTATGCATCCATAGGGAATCTTGATCCTAATGGATGGACATCATTGAATGCTGCAAATTTGGCTAATCATGCTTACAATTCTTCGAGTTATAGCAACGAGCTATCGTTAAGTCTTGCTACTTCGCCGGCTGCAGCTCAGTGCTCGGAGATTAGCTGCTCCGATGTGAGCTGTggcatgaatgaaacaaggacAGGATTGGAGAAAGGTTCTTGCAGCAGTAGGGAACTGTCTATGAGTTTAGGTTCTGAAAAACATGTCCGGTTTTCGCCGGTGATACTTGGATCAAAGTACCTTGTAGGAATTCAAGAGGTACTGGCTCAAATCGCAGCATATTCGATTGAGAAtgtagaagaggtgaattattCAGGTGCTGGTGATAGAGCTGGAGGAAATAAATCAACATCAGGTTTTGCGCAAAAGACTACACcagcaacaaattcaaatgCAAATTCTTCTATGTTTGAAGCTCATGCAGAGTCTCCATTGCAAAGACATGCAGCTGAATCAAACAAATCCCAGTTGCTGGCACTTTTACAGCTG GTGGACAGCCGATACAGTCAGTGTTTGGATGAGATACACACTGTTGTATCGGCATTCCACGCAGCAACAGAGCTCGATCCGTGCATACACGCACACTTTGCGCTCCAAACAATTTCTGTACTATACAAGGACTTGAGGGAGAGGATCAGCAATCATATTCTTGCAACAGGGTCCAATTTTAGCGACTCGTGCTCGGAAGATAAGGAATGGTCAGTTGATACTTCATTCATTCAAAAGCAATGGGCTATCCAGCAGTTGAAAAGAAAAGATCAGCTCTGGAGGCCTCAAAGGGGCTTGCCTGAAAAATCTGTCTCAGTTCTTCGTGCTTGGATGTTCCAGAACTTCCTCCATCC GTATCCTAGAGATGCAGAAAAGCATTTACTTGCTGTAAAAAGTGGGTTAACTAGAAGTCAG GTATCTAACTGGTTCATAAATGCTCGTGTTCGGTTATGGAAACCTATGATTGAGGAAATGTATGCCGAAATGAATAGAAGAAAGGCTTGTCGAATGGAAGAAGGGATGGAGGATGGCCATAGAAGCAGGCTAAGCATGAACAATCATTACTTTAATATGAATTGA
- the LOC130933214 gene encoding protein NDL2 — protein sequence MQMKMREREMAASTDSVSVDIDAFSPPPKEHIVRTHYGYVSVAVYGDPEKPALITYPDLALNYVSCFQGLLFCPEASTLLLHNFCIYHISPPGHELGAPEIVPDYPILSVDDLADQIAEVLNFFGLSAVMCMGVAAGAYILTLFAMKYRQRVLGLILVSPLCKEPSWTEWLCNKVMSNLLYFCGMCGVAKEMLLKRYYSKDIRGGAQFPESDIVKACRRSLDEMHSLNVWRFLEAINGRPDLSEGLRKLNCRSLIFVGDMSPFHSEALHITSKLDRRFSALVEVQACGSIVTEEQPHAMLIPIEYFLMGYGLYRQSKSLSPRSPLSPSWISPELFTPESMGLKLKPIKTRIPT from the exons ATGCAAATGAAGATGAGAGAGCGGGAAATGGCGGCTTCAACCGATTCTGTTTCGGTCGACATTGATGCTTTCTCTCCTCCTCCAaag GAACATATTGTAAGAACACATTATGGTTATGTCTCTGTTGCTGTATATGGAGACCCAGAGAAGCCAGCTCTTATAACATATCCTGATTTGGCTTTGAATT ATGTCTCCTGCTTTCAGGGGTTATTATTCTGTCCCGAAGCATCCACCCTTTTGCTCCACAATTTCTGCATATATCACATCAGTCCCCCCGGACATGAG TTGGGAGCTCCTGAGATTGTTCCAGATTATCCAATTCTTTCTGTTGACGACCTAGCAGATCAAATAGCCGAGGTTCTCAACTTTTTTGG TCTTAGTGCAGTAATGTGCATGGGAGTAGCTGCCGGGGCTTACATTCTTACCTTATTTGCT ATGAAATATAGACAACGTGTACTTGGCTTGATACTTGTTTCACCTCTATGCAAAGAACCATCTTGGACTGAGTGGTTGTGCAACAAG GTCATGTCAAATTTACTCTATTTTTGTGGCATGTGCGGGGTGGCAAAGGAAATGTTGCTGAAGCGGTACTATAGCAAG GACATTCGAGGTGGTGCTCAATTCCCAGAGTCAGATATAGTTAAAGCTTGCCGAAGG TCACTGGACGAGATGCACAGTTTGAATGTGTGGCGGTTCCTTGAAGCTATTAACGG GAGACCGGACTTAAGTGAAGgattgagaaaattaaattgccGTTCACTAATTTTTGTTGGGGATATGTCTCCTTTCCACTCGGAAGCTCTCCATATTACTTCAAAGTTAGACAGGCGATTCAGTGCCCTAGTCGAG GTTCAAGCATGCGGGTCAATAGTGACAGAGGAGCAGCCTCATGCTATGTTAATACCAATAGAGTACTTTCTGATGGGATATGGTTTGTACAGGCAATCCAAGAGTCTCAGCCCTAGAAGTCCATTGAGTCCATCTTGGATCTCGCCGGAGCTTTTTACGCCAGAGAGCATGGGTTTGAAATTGAAACCGATAAAGACACGAATTCCCACGTAA
- the LOC130934875 gene encoding F-box/kelch-repeat protein At3g06240-like, protein MRRLISSSAQEIVGNHDLLTQILIRLPHRDLITFKLVSKQWRYLISALDFRRCHATVKRRVSGLFLYHFTNPINYGFKFFSFDTSSSSSCLPEISDIHSWQILQSCNGLMLVRKSKDMFIYNPTTGDRKILPSPFPSFHETRFAHYSLAFDPLRFFGYKLIYILHGGYSKEDCYQIMIYSSESGVWNLCGFSFWTPLEMMDFEHGTYFKDSVYWIGNRSKMMLRFDLKEECVKDDMPPLPAEPHHYYEYCLASACGYMNLVGFGDSELCVSVFRFKEDYSSRWVLMHNVELQFTPLVIRENGSIRRAYSIIYLIEDDEDEMALLVQTQDKVSALRLKDNTYHHMFDLPKVRSTYLHYSFPRRVMGWYRAFEYIESLACV, encoded by the coding sequence ATGAGAAGGTTAATCTCTTCTTCAGCGCAAGAGATTGTAGGAAACCATGACTTACTCACTCAAATTCTTATTCGCCTGCCTCATAGAGATCTCATAACCTTTAAACTTGTCTCCAAGCAGTGGCGCTATCTCATCTCCGCCCTCGACTTCCGCCGCTGCCATGCCACCGTAAAAAGAAGAGTCTCCGGTTTGTTCCTATATCACTTCACCAATCCTATAAATTACGGATTCAAATTCTTCTCCTTCGACACCTCATCTTCATCTTCCTGCCTCCCCGAAATCTCCGATATACATTCTTGGCAGATATTACAATCTTGTAATGGCTTGATGCTTGTTCGCAAATCGAAAGACATGTTTATCTATAATCCTACCACTGGAGACAGAAAAATCTTGCCCTCACCCTTTCCATCGTTTCATGAAACACGTTTCGCGCATTACTCTTTGGCTTTTGATCCCTTGCGATTTTTTGGTTATAAGTTGATCTACATTCTCCATGGCGGATATTCAAAGGAAGACTGCTACCAAATCATGATTTATTCTTCGGAATCCGGAGTCTGGAATCTGTGCGGATTTTCCTTCTGGACTCCCTTGGAGATGATGGATTTTGAACATGGAACCTATTTCAAAGATTCAGTTTATTGGATTGGCAACAGAAGTAAAATGATGCTGCGTTTTGATCTGAAGGAAGAGTGCGTGAAGGATGACATGCCTCCCTTGCCGGCAGAGCCTCATCATTATTATGAATACTGTCTTGCTTCTGCATGCGGTTATATGAATTTGGTTGGATTTGGTGACTCTGAGTTGTGTGTAAGCGTCTTCCGATTCAAGGAAGATTACTCATCAAGGTGGGTACTCATGCACAATGTTGAACTTCAATTTACACCTTTAGTTATTCGTGAAAACGGAAGTATACGGCGCGCATACAGTATAATCTATCTTAttgaagatgatgaagatgaaatGGCTTTGTTGGTGCAGACACAGGACAAAGTTAGTGCTCTGCGGTTAAAAGATAATACCTATCACCATATGTTTGACTTACCAAAAGTAAGATCAACATATTTGCATTATTCTTTCCCACGGAGAGTTATGGGGTGGTACAGAGCCTTTGAGTACATTGAGAGCTTAGCTTGTGTTTAG